One genomic region from Rosa rugosa chromosome 1, drRosRugo1.1, whole genome shotgun sequence encodes:
- the LOC133714194 gene encoding protein STRICTOSIDINE SYNTHASE-LIKE 4-like isoform X1, with translation MALKHLLTSCSGFVLACLLAFTVQVYLFSSISPVSLELPPPSSSPLPQNNILQRVIKLGDGVLLKPEDIALDKEGTLYTATRDGWIKRLHRNGSWEDWKMLNSHTLLGITITNEGDLVACDVDQGLLKVTENGVTVLASHVNGSKIRFADDVIEASDGSLYFSVASTKFGLHNWYLDVLEAKPHGQLLKYDPSSNETSILLEGLGFANGVAVSEDQDYLVVCETWKFRCLRYWLKGEKRGQTEIFIENLPGAPDNINLAPDGSFWIALLKLTSDGLEFVHRSRAAKHLIATSGKLVELVGGLHKKATVVNVGADGKIIKKLEDPNGSVMSFVTSAVEFDNHLYLGSLQNNFIGKLPLNVA, from the exons ATGGCTCTGAAACATTTGCTAACCTCATGTTCAGGCTTTGTTTTAGCTTGTTTGCTTGCATTCACAGTTCAAGTCTACTTGTTCTCATCAATATCCCCAGTCTCACTTGAACTgcctccaccatcttcttctccacTTCCTCAAAACAACATATTACAG AGAGTGATTAAGCTTGGAGATGGAGTACTTCTGAAACCAGAAGATATTGCTTTGGATAAAGAAGGCACACTCTACACGGCCACTAGAGATGGTTGGATCAAAAGGCTTCACAGAAATGGGTCCTGGGAGGATTGGAAGATGTTGAATAGTCATACACTTCTTGGAATTACTATCACAAACGAAGGTGATCTTGTTGCATGTGATGTTGATCAG GGTCTGCTTAAGGTTACTGAAAATGGTGTCACGGTTCTTGCTTCACACGTTAATGGGTCCAAAATAAG ATTTGCAGATGATGTGATTGAAGCTTCAGATGGGAGTCTATACTTTAGTGTTGCAAGCACCAAATTTGGACTCCATAATTGGTATCTGGATGTGCTTGAGGCAAAACCACATGGGCAGCTGCTCAAGTATGACCCTTCATCAAATGAGACTTCAATTTTACTTGAGGGTTTGGGTTTTGCTAATGGGGTTGCAGTTTCAGAAGACCAGGATTATCTGGTGGTCTGCGAAACATGGAA ATTCAGGTGCCTAAGGTATTGGCTTAAGGGAGAGAAGAGAGGGCAGACGGAGATCTTCATTGAGAACCTTCCCGGTGCACCGGACAACATCAATCTTGCTCCGGATGGGTCTTTCTGGATTGCTCTGCTTAAG TTGACTTCAGACGGGCTGGAGTTTGTGCACAGATCCAGAGCAGCAAAACACTTGATAGCAACATCTGGGAAATTAGTAGAACTAGTCGGTGGATTACATAAGAAAGCTACGGTGGTGAATGTGGGAGCTGATggcaagataatcaagaagctcgAGGATCCTAATGGAAGTGTGATGTCGTTTGTGACATCGGCTGTGGAATTTGACAACCATCTCTACTTGGGGAGCTTGCAGAACAACTTCATTGGCAAGTTGCCACTGAATGTTGCATAA
- the LOC133714194 gene encoding protein STRICTOSIDINE SYNTHASE-LIKE 4-like isoform X2 has product MALKHLLTSCSGFVLACLLAFTVQVYLFSSISPVSLELPPPSSSPLPQNNILQRVIKLGDGVLLKPEDIALDKEGTLYTATRDGWIKRLHRNGSWEDWKMLNSHTLLGITITNEGDLVACDVDQGLLKVTENGVTVLASHVNGSKIRFADDVIEASDGSLYFSVASTKFGLHNWYLDVLEAKPHGQLLKYDPSSNETSILLEGLGFANGVAVSEDQDYLVVCETWKCLRYWLKGEKRGQTEIFIENLPGAPDNINLAPDGSFWIALLKLTSDGLEFVHRSRAAKHLIATSGKLVELVGGLHKKATVVNVGADGKIIKKLEDPNGSVMSFVTSAVEFDNHLYLGSLQNNFIGKLPLNVA; this is encoded by the exons ATGGCTCTGAAACATTTGCTAACCTCATGTTCAGGCTTTGTTTTAGCTTGTTTGCTTGCATTCACAGTTCAAGTCTACTTGTTCTCATCAATATCCCCAGTCTCACTTGAACTgcctccaccatcttcttctccacTTCCTCAAAACAACATATTACAG AGAGTGATTAAGCTTGGAGATGGAGTACTTCTGAAACCAGAAGATATTGCTTTGGATAAAGAAGGCACACTCTACACGGCCACTAGAGATGGTTGGATCAAAAGGCTTCACAGAAATGGGTCCTGGGAGGATTGGAAGATGTTGAATAGTCATACACTTCTTGGAATTACTATCACAAACGAAGGTGATCTTGTTGCATGTGATGTTGATCAG GGTCTGCTTAAGGTTACTGAAAATGGTGTCACGGTTCTTGCTTCACACGTTAATGGGTCCAAAATAAG ATTTGCAGATGATGTGATTGAAGCTTCAGATGGGAGTCTATACTTTAGTGTTGCAAGCACCAAATTTGGACTCCATAATTGGTATCTGGATGTGCTTGAGGCAAAACCACATGGGCAGCTGCTCAAGTATGACCCTTCATCAAATGAGACTTCAATTTTACTTGAGGGTTTGGGTTTTGCTAATGGGGTTGCAGTTTCAGAAGACCAGGATTATCTGGTGGTCTGCGAAACATGGAA GTGCCTAAGGTATTGGCTTAAGGGAGAGAAGAGAGGGCAGACGGAGATCTTCATTGAGAACCTTCCCGGTGCACCGGACAACATCAATCTTGCTCCGGATGGGTCTTTCTGGATTGCTCTGCTTAAG TTGACTTCAGACGGGCTGGAGTTTGTGCACAGATCCAGAGCAGCAAAACACTTGATAGCAACATCTGGGAAATTAGTAGAACTAGTCGGTGGATTACATAAGAAAGCTACGGTGGTGAATGTGGGAGCTGATggcaagataatcaagaagctcgAGGATCCTAATGGAAGTGTGATGTCGTTTGTGACATCGGCTGTGGAATTTGACAACCATCTCTACTTGGGGAGCTTGCAGAACAACTTCATTGGCAAGTTGCCACTGAATGTTGCATAA
- the LOC133714211 gene encoding LOW QUALITY PROTEIN: ATP-dependent DNA helicase Q-like 3 (The sequence of the model RefSeq protein was modified relative to this genomic sequence to represent the inferred CDS: substituted 1 base at 1 genomic stop codon) gives MKKSPLPLQNASGASKNQKLGKEALVKLLRWHFGHPGFRGKQLEAIEAVLSGRDCFCLMPTGGGKSMCYQIPALAKKTGIVLVVCPLIALMENQVMALKEKGISAEYLSSTQTTQVKNKIHEDLDSGKPSLRLLYVTPELIATPGFMTKLTKIHSRGLLNLIAIDEAHCISSWGHDFRPSYRKLSSLRSHLPGVPTLALTATAVPKVQKDVIESLRLQNPLVLKSSFNRSNIYSEVRYKDLLHDVYADLSDVLKSSGDICAIVYCLERTMCDYLSVHLSQNGISCAAYHAGLNDKLRSSVLDDWISSKIQVVVATVAFGMGIDRKDVRIVCHFNIPKSMEGFYQESGRAGRDQLPSRSLLYYGIEDCKRMKFILSNAENKKSKASNSQEELSKKSLTDFQQMVEYCEGSGCRRKKILENFGEKVPVTLCSKTCDACKHPNLVAKYLEELATACIVRQKAGSSRIFVGSSSNKVNEDQSSEFWNCDDEASCSEEDISDSDDDVADLVAVKSLTRSKLIDEKLEALQRAEEKYYQNKSDKQTDKLNKNAISDTLREASKQRLENAVKQAQQRLGNLKIEVEISASFLENECYKKYGKTGKSFYYSQVASTVRWLSTVNSTDLTDRLGTITSSPSENTPLKTAPSASQSPLQQKSPEMTYMRVLDRKLLXLSPTQSDSPSTILPAIPSFSEFINSKKEKDNRSSVSEKQSPNGVKKNPEKKMRLQ, from the exons ATGAAGAAATCACCGTTGCCATTACAGAACGCAAGCGGCGCGAGTAAGAATCAGAAGCTCGGAAAGGAAGCGCTGGTGAAGCTACTGAGATGGCATTTCGGTCATCCTGGATTCAGAGGGAAGCAATTGGAGGCCATTGAAGCTGTTCTATCAG GAAGAGATTGTTTCTGCTTGATGCCAACCGGAGGCGGGAAGTCGATGTGTTATCAGATACCGGCGCTGGCCAAGAAGACCGGAATCGTGCTTGTTGTGTGTCCTTTGATAG CTTTGATG GAAAACCAAGTGATGGCTTTGAAGGAGAAAGGAATTTCTGCTGAATATCTATCCTCCACACAGACTACACAAGTCAAAAATAAG ATACATGAAGACCTTGATTCTGGAAAACCATCTTTGAGGCTGCTATATGTGACGCCGGAATTGATTGCAACACCTGGATTTATGACAAAGCTGACAAAGATTCACTCAAGAGGGTTGTTAAATCTTATTGCCATAGACGAG GCACATTGCATCTCTTCATGGGGCCATGATTTTAG GCCTAGCTATCGAAAGCTGTCGTCTTTGAGGAGCCACCTCCCAGGTGTACCAACATTAGCTTTGACAGCTACAGCCGTTCCTAA AGTTCAGAAGGATGTGATAGAGTCCTTACGCCTCCAAAACCCTTTAGTCCTAAAATCTTCTTTCAATCGTTCTAATATATATTCTGAAG TTCGATACAAAGATCTTTTACACGATGTGTATGCTGATTTATCTGACGTACTAAAATCTAGTGGAGATATCTGTGCAATTGTCTACTGCCTTGAACGAACAATGTGCGATTACTTATCTGTTCATCTATCACAAAACGGGATATCATGTGCTG CTTATCATGCAGGGTTGAATGATAAATTACGCAGTTCAGTTTTAGATGATTGGATTTCTTCTAAAATACAAGTTGTCGTGGCAACGGTGGCTTTTGG GATG GGTATAGATAGAAAAGATGTCAGAATTGTTTGCCATTTTAATATTCCGAAGTCAATGGAAGGCTTCTACCAAGAGTCTGGTAGAGCTGGTCGTGATCAATTACCCTCCAGAAGCCTATTGTATTATGGAATTGAAGATTGCAAGAGAATG AAATTTATTCTAAGCAATGCTGAGAACAAGAAATCAAAGGCCTCAAACTCACAAGAAGAGTTGTCAAAAAAATCCCTGACTGACTTTCAACAG ATGGTTGAGTATTGTGAGGGCTCTGGATGCCGGAGGAAAAAGATccttgagaattttggtgaaaaG GTACCTGTAACACTGTGTAGCAAAACATGTGATGCCTGCAAACATCCAAACCTCGTAGCCAAATACTTGGAGGAGCTCGCAACTGCTTGTATCGTCCGGCAGAAAGCTGGTTCATCTCGAATTTTTGTGGGCag CTCCTCAAATAAGGTTAATGAAGATCAGTCCTCTGAATTCTGGAACTGTGATGATGAAGCAAGTTGTTCTGAGGAAGACATATCTGATTCTGATG ATGATGTTGCGGACCTTGTAGCTGTCAAGAGCCTTACCAGATCAAAGTTGATCGATGAAAAATTGGAAGCCTTGCAGCGTGCAGAAGAAAAATATTACCAGAATAAATCTGATAAGCAG ACGGATAAACTTAACAAGAATGCTATATCTGATACGCTGAGAGAAGCAAGCAAGCAGAGATTAGAAAATGCTGTAAAGCAGGCTCAGCAACGACTTGGAAACTTAAA GATTGAGGTGGAAATATCGGCATCTTTCCTTGAAAATGAATGTTACAAAAAATATGGGAAAACTGGGAAATCATTCTATTATTCTCAAGTCGCAAGTACAGTGAGGTGGTTATCAACCGTAAATTCTACTGACTTAACTGATCGTCTCGGCACCATAACCAGTTCCCCGTCAGAGAATACTCCGCTCAAAACAGCACCTTCTGCATCACAATCGCCATTG CAACAGAAATCACCAGAAATGACTTACATGAGAGTGTTAGACCGGAAGCTTCTGTAGCTGTCACCAACGCAAAGTGATTCCCCAAGTACAATTTTGCCAGCAATTCCATCCTTCTCAGAGTTTATCAACAGCAAAAAGGAGAAAGACAACAGATCAAGTGTATCGGAAAAGCAATCCCCTAATGGGGTTAAGAAGAATCCAGAGAAGAAAATGAGGTTACAATAG